The DNA segment TTGGAGCATGGCCTGTCGACGGATGACGGAGGACGAGCGTCGAGGCATCGGCGCCTATGCGGGCTTGCTCGATCAGGCGGATCAAAGCGAGGAGGACCTGATCTATCGGGAGACCTTGCCGAGCTGGATCCAGCGGTTGGTACGCGAGTTTCAGCGCATCAATCGTTGATCCTAGGCTCGGGTTCGCCTTTCTCGGGGCGAAAGAAAAGCTCTCCCGGTTAGGGGAGAGCTCTGATGGGGTATAAAATCTGCGTTCGCGAAGACTAGAGGAGGTCGGAGACCATTGTCTTTTCTTCCTTCAGCTCGTTTTCGGTAGCGGCGACCTTCTCCTTGCTGAAGTCGTTGAGCTCGATGCCGTCCACGACGCTGAGCTTCTGTCCGTCGCTCTTGATCGGGTAGGAGAACATGAGGCCCTTTTCGATGCCGTACTGGCCGTCGGAGCAGATGGCCACGGAGAAGGAGTCGTCGGCAGCGGTAGGCGTGATGATGTTGCGCACGGTGTCGATGGCCGCGTTGGCGGCCGAGGCGGCTGAGGAAAGGCCGCGGGCCTTGATGATAGCGGCGCCGCGTTGCTGGACGGTTGGGATGAAGCTGTCCTTGTACCAGGCTTCGTCGGTGATGACGTCGGTAGCCGCTTTGCCGCCGATGGTCGCGTCGAAGTAGTTCGGATACATGGTCGATGAGTGGTTGCCCCAGATGGCGAGGTTTTTCACTTCGGTGGTGTCGACGCCGGCCTTGATCGCGAGCTGCGTTTTGGCTCGGTTTTCATCCAGCTTGGTCATGGCGAACCAGCGGTCCTTGGGGATGTCCGGGGCGTTGTTCATGGCGATGAGGCAATTGGTGTTGCACGGATTGCCGACCACGAGCGTGCGGATGTCGGACGCGGCGTTGTCCTGGATGGCCTTGCCTTGGCTGGTGAAGATCTTGCCGTTGATGCCGAGCAGGTCCTTGCGCTCCATGCCTGCCTTGCGAGGGACGGATCCGACGAGCAGAGCCCAGCTGGCGTTGTTGAAGCCCTCGTTCAGATCGCAGGTCGGCACGATGCCCTTCAGGAGCGGGAATGCGCAGTCCTGGAGTTCCATCACCACACCCTCCAGGGCTTGCATGGCAGGCTCGATTTCGATGAGCCGTAGGACCACGGGCTGGTCCGGGCCGAGAAGCTGTCCTGACGCGATGCGCACGAGGAGCGAATATCCGATTTGTCCGGCGGCGCCGGTAACTGCTACATGGACTGGGTTTTTCATAGCGTGGTCAAACTACAAGGGCTTGTAATGAATGCGAATCAAATTAGAACGTTTTCTAATCATTAGCCGGCGTTTTGGAGCTATTAGCGATCTTTACGTCCGACCGCATCCTAGCGGGCGCTGAGATCCTGTCCCATGCGGGCGGAGAGTTTTTCGTAGGCCTCGAGGATGCTCGACTCGGTGGTTTGCCAATCGATGCAGCCGTCGGTGATGGAGACGCCGTATTGCAGCTGCTCTTTGGGGGCGGGGAAGCTTTGGTTGCCTGCCTTGAGGTTGCTTTCGATCATGACGCCGATGATGCTGTCGTTGCCCGCTTCGATCTGGCGCATGATTTCCTGAAGCACCTGGGGCTGGCGCTCCGGCTCCTTGTTGCTGTTGCCGTGGCTGCAGTCGATCATGACTGCGGGTGTGAGCTTGGCGCTTTTGAGGTCCTCCACGGTTTTGGCGACGCTTGCTTCGTCGTAGTTCGGTCCGCTGTTTCCGCCTCTGAGGACGACATGGCAGTTCGGGTTGCCTCGGGTGGTGATGGATGAGGCGATGCCTGCGGTATTTATGCCAAGAAAGGTTTGAGTGCCGCTGGCGGCCTTGATGGCGTTGACGGCCACGCCGACGGTGCCGTCCATGCCATTTTTGAAACCGAGCGGCATTGAGAGACCGCTGGCCATCTGGCGATGCGTCTGGGACTCGGTGGTACGGGCTCCGATGGCAGCCCAAGAGACGAGGTCCGCAATGTACTGGGGGGTGATCGGGTCGAGCAGTTCGGTGGCGGTAGGCAGGCCGAGCTCCAGGACCTGTAGGAGAAACTGTCGGGCTACGCGCAGGCCTTTCTTGATGTTTTCGCTGCCGTCGAGGTCGGGGTCCATGATGAGCCCTTTCCAACCGAGGGAGGTGCGTGGCTTTTCGAAGTAGACGCGCATGACGAGGCATATGCGGTCCTTGACCCTTTCGCTCAGGGCGGCGAGGCGTTTCGCGTACTCCAGACCAGCCGCGGTGTCGTGGATCGAGCATGGGCCCACCACCACCAGCAAGCGCTTGTCGTCGCCGAAGATGATCTGGTGGATTTCCTCGCGTGACTTGGTCACGAAATCGGCCAGTTCGTCGGTCTTGTTGTACTCGTCGATGAGTTCTTGGGGAGTCGGGAGCGCGGAGGTGCGGACGACGTTGATGTCGGAGGTGTTCTTCACCCGGCAATAGTTGGTAAACTGCGGCTCGAATTTCAAATGCGAATTCCGCTGGTTTTGCTCTAGGCGTCGCCGCCTGGCGGCTCCCCGAGTCCGACCGAGCGTTTCGGGCAAGAAAAAGGCGGATCGCCTACCCCTAAGCGATCCGCCATCTCGTTTTCTTAGTTACCCCAAAATCTCGCTAAGCGAGAAAGTGTTTGTTGTTGCGGCGAATAAGTGGTCGGATTTTTGCCCTTGTCAAATTCAATTTGGAAAAAAGATACGTTGTTATACGTAAGTTGTTGGTTTATGGCAGTTTCACATTATCATCTTTTCACTCCCGCCTGCGTTTTGGAGGCCAAGGGCCCGGATGCGAGGGGGTTTCTGCAGGGGCAGTTCTCGAACGATTTGGGTCCAGCGCGCCAAGGGGATTGCGTTTACGGGCTATGGCTTGACCGGAAGGGCAAGATCGTGGCGGACAGTTTCGTTCTCTGCCGGGCGGACGACGATTTCCTTTTGATAAGCTATTATTCGGATGAAAGGCGCATCCGCCAGCGTTTGGAGGACTACTTGATCATGGATGACGTGGAGCTGCGCGGCTTGAGCGCCCAAAGTCGAGGGTGCTCGCTTTGGGGAGAGCGTCCGGTCGAGCTGCTGGCGAAAACCGACGCGCCTCCGCCCGAGCCGGGTAGGTGGAAGGCGTATGGCGATGTAGTTGCGTTCTGGGGACGTCGAGGGGCGGCTCCGGTTTTGGAGGTTTTGGAGTTTTCGCGAGGGATGCCGGAGAATCGTATCGACGATATGGTTACGAATTTGTCTCGCGTAGGGGCCGCTGCGTTGAGTCTGTCCGACCTTGGTCGATTGGCGATTGAGGGGAAGGTTCCTCGCATCGGTATCGCGTTTGGGGATACGGATCTGCCGCAAGAGCTCGGATTGCACGAGGACGCGGTTTCGTTCAACAAGGGTTGCTATTTGGGTCAGGAGGTGATGGCCAGATTGCATTCGATGGGGCGAGCGAGAAAGGGGCTCGTACGAGCGCGCTGCGCGGAGCAAGGAGCGCTGGAGATCGATCCGCCGATCGAGCTTCGGGATGCCGACGGCAAGAAGCAGGGGCAGATAAGGGAGCTGTCGTATTCAGATCGTGGAGCGCTGGCGCTCGCAATCGTATCCTTGGGGTACGCCGGAGAATCGCTGATGGCAGGCGACAGGACCTTTGTTTTGGAGAGGGATTGATGGGAAAGGAAGAAGAGGAAAGGCAGATCGCTCAGCTGTTGCAGCAGATGGGAGCGTCGCAGAACCAAGCGGTTGTGATGGCGAGGCAATTATCGAAACGAGCGGATCAGATTTCGAGCGACGAGGGCTGCAGTCGCTTCGACGCATTGCGCAGATTGCTCGAAATGGTGAAGTCGGGAAGGGAAGGAAACGCCTACGAGCCCTGATTTCATGCGGGATAGAGCCTCATAATAAATGCGTCGGAGGCGCGTTTTGTTTTGACCATGGTATCGCAGGGTATTCAGTTAGCGTCCGTATCTGAATAAGATCTACCCTAACCCTCTACATAAATACTCCACATATGAATAAATCAGAACTTGTTGCCGAAATCCAAAAGAACCTGGGCGATGCGTCCAAAGCAGAGGCTGAAAAAGCCCTGAGCGCTGTGCTGAGCTCCATCAAGTCCGCTGTCAAGAAGGCCGGCAAGGAAGTGAAGCTTCGCGACAAGGACTCCAAGGATGCAGTCGCAATTCAGCTGGTAGGATTTGGCACGTTCTCAGTTGGCAAGCGTTCCGCTCGTTCCGGAATCAATCCGCTGACCAAGGAGCCGATCAAGATCAAGGCCGCCAAGACCGTTAAGTTCAAGGCTGGCGCTGGTCTGAAGGACCTGCTCTAGTCGCCGCTAAGCCGCTAATTTTTAGGACTCGCCGCTACGTTAGCGGCGAGTTTTTTTGTGCTTGGAACGCGGATACGAGTCGGCGTTTCGAAACTGGCCGCAGTTCTATTGGAAAAGCGAGGTGACTTGGCGAAAGTACGCGTCGACCTGATTTTCGAGCAGCAGGGTATAGAGCAGGGCGCCTGAAGACAGCATAGGGCCGAACGGAATGTGGCGGCCGAACAGTTCGGATTCCTCCTCCTTCGATTTGTTCTTTGAAGCGATCGCGCCGGCGAGTTTCCATGCAACTACGCCGATCAGTCCGAGGAGCGCTCCGCCAAAGATCGAAAAGACGGCTCCCTGCCAGCCAAGGAACGCTCCGATGCCTCCGAGTAGTTTGACGTCGCCGAATCCCATGGCCTCCTTGCGAAGTATCGTTTCCGCGATCAGGGCGATCCAAAGAATGACCCCTGAGCCAATGAGCACGCCCATGCCGGATTCGACCGCCGAAAACAGGGGAGGAGCGGCATAGGTCTGGTTTGTTGAAAGGTGTAGCGAAGGGATGAATACGGAGATGGCGAAACCGATGATGGCTAGTCCAACTGAAAAGCGATTTGGAATCTCCATGATATCGAAATCGATGAAACTGCCGCAAACTAGCATGGAGACAAGGAGCATGATGCAGAGCGCCTTGAGGGGCGCGTCCTGATGAGCGTTCCAGGCGGCTAGGAAGAGTAGGCCGGTCAGAAGCTCGATCATCGGGTAGCGAAAACTGTAGGGTCGGCCGCAGCAGCGAGCTTTTCCTCGAAGGATGAACCAGCTGAGGATGGGAATGTTGTCGTGCCACGCGATCGGCTTGCCGCACGCGCAAGTCGAGCCTGGGTGGACGAGCGATTTTCCGGCAGGTATCCGGTAAATGCATACGTTAAGGAAGCTGCCGACTATGGCCCCGAAAACAAAGGCGCTGAGGTAGGGGAACCAGGGCAGCTCCGCTTGGAGGAATTTTAAGGACTCGAGCATTGTTGTGCTACTCAATCGGCGATTTATGCCATGGCTTGAAGCGCGGCTTGTTGCATGGTTTCCACCGGCGCCGTTTGCCCGGACCACAGCTCGAGGGAGCGCGCTCCTTGGTGGATCAGCATGGATAGTCCATTGGCAGCTTGGCCGTTTCGGTCGCGCACGCATTGCATGATCCTAGTGGTAGCCGGATTGTAGATCATGTCGAACAGCTTGATGGAATTGGGTAGGGATTCTTCGGGAATCGGGGTGGGATCGTCCTGTTTGAGGCCTAGCGACGTGGCGTTTACCAGCAATTCGTTGCCTTCGAGGTCGAGGGTCGCGTCGGGTTTGGCGCCGCGAAGGGGAATCGCTTTCTCCCTTGCCGCTGGTTCTAGCTCGCTCAGGAGCTTGGCGAGGCGATCCTGGTTGCGGTTGACGATGGTCAGGGAAGCGCAGCCTTCGGCCAAGCATTGCATCGCTGCGGCCCGAGCTGCTCCGCCGGCTCCAAGCAAGGCGATCGAGGTGCCCTTTAGGGGCAGGCCAAGATTGAGAAGCACTCCGCGACTCAAGCCGTGCCCATCGGTGTTGTACCCTTTGTATCCACTTTCTGTTTTCAGCAGTGTGTTGACCGCTCCGATCGATTTCGCGTGCGGATCGATGGCGTGAATCGCTTCGATGGCCAGCTCCTTATGTGGCACGGTCAGGTTTAGGCCGATAAAGCCTTTTTCGTAAAACAGGGGCAGGTGTTCGATCAAGGCTTCCGGAGGAACGTCGAAGCGGAAGTAGCGCCAGCTGGCGAAGCGGGAATCGGTTTTCGCGAGTTTCGCCAGAGCGGCGTTGTGCATTTGCGGGCTGATGGAGTGGCGTACTGGGTGACCCAATACGGCTAGCCCGACGCCGTCAAAGCGCCATTGCTTGAGGTCCTCGATGGAGTAGGTCTCATCCGGAGAGTAGCTGCCCATAGGGCGGAAACGTTGCGAAATGGCTGGGCCTCGAGCGAGAAAAATCTCTGTCCGGAATGGATCTCCCGCGGTTGCGCCGGGGAGGCGCTAGCTGGTCTGTTTCTGGTGGCAGCGTTGAAACTCCAGCACGAAGCTGTTGAAGAGCTGGGCCATGTCGTCCTGGTTGCGCAGCTTGTAGTGGTTGACCAGGTTGCGGCAGCAGCGGGTCAGGACTTCGCGAATGGGCGACGGAGCGAGGTTTCCGAGCTGGGTGACGCTGATTTGGCCGTCGGTGTATTGCAGCAGCTGGCCGGGCGTGCTGAATTTCCCTCGACGAAACGCATCTATATAGAAAGGGAGATCGTCCTCGAAGCTGCCTACCAGAAAGTGTCCCGGATAGGCGATCGGGTCGAGCTCTGCGCCGAGGCGTTGAGCGACCAGGATGTAGAGGATGGAAAGCGTGATGGGCAGGCCTTTGCGGGTTTCGAGCACTCGGTTCAGGTAGCTGTTGTCCGGGTTTTCGTAATCCTCGGCGTTTCCTCGGAAGCCCATTTCGTGAAAGAGGACCCGATTGATGACCACGCAGCGATCGCGTGAGCTGCTGGGTTTGATCAGCAGCTCGCGGCAGCGCTGGGCGATGGATTCGATCTGGTCGCAGATATCCGAGGCCTTCAACTGGGGGTATGCCACTCGGCAGAGCATGATGGTTCCCGTTTCCAACTCGTAGTTCAGCGAGCGTATGAAGCGTCTGAAGTCTTCCGAGGGATTAGCGTTTTTCAGCTCCTCCAGCAGTCGCCGAGCATGGCTGGCCAGCATGCGGTTGGAGCCGCGAGCGAGGGATTCGAGAAAGTCGATGGCTGGCGTTCCGATGCGGGAAAACTCGTCCAGCAGCCCTTTGCGTACGATCGGGCTAGGGTCATCCAACAGGTCGCGAAATGCTTCCTGCCTCTGGCTGTTGAATGGACTAGGCGGCACGGTTGAGATCGTGGTGCTTCTGAGCGGGATGGCAATAGGATAGCGGTGAGATTGGCCAGATTCATTCCGTTTTTCGATCGGGCTCGCCTTGGGGGGAGTTCTTCTCAGTCGGAAATTGAGAAGAACACCCTAGATTTCCCAAAAAAGTTTTCTGCAAGGGACGGATTCGTAAGATGCAGATAATCAGAGCTATAGTCGGTGGAGAGCGTGTAAAAAAGCCGAGAAACAGGCGATGCGAATTTAAGTTGCGGTCTTAGATGACGATTCCCGAGGTACGGCCTGATAGGTCGCCATCTGAATTAGAAGGGAATCTATTCAATCACCACGAGCATGGAACAGCTCTATCCACAGAACATATTAGAACGCCATTATCCGATTCTACGCGAGCAGCGGGAAAAGGAGGAGCGTAAAGCCGATGAGGAAAAGCTTCGGCTTCCCATGGGCATGCATGGAGTCAACGAGGAGTTGGAGAGTCGCTTGTACGAAAACGAGCCTCAGTCCAGCGGTACGATCGGGCTTCAGCTCAACACTTTCGCCTAATGGTCGCCGCTTGGCGTTTGGCTGATTCCGTCTAGCACGGTTTTAGAGAACTCGCTTGCCGAAAACGGCTTTGAGATCAGTCCTGCGATGTCTCTCCCCGCTAGCCGTTCCCTGATTTCGTCGGCGCAGATGCCGCTCATGGGAAAGACTGCCAGATCTGGGGAAACCTCCTTCAATCGATCGTAGAGGTTTTCGCCTTTGGCGTCCTCTAGGTTCATGTCGAGCAGGCAGGCGGTTATCTCGGAAGTCCGCTCCGTCAGGGCGCGCATGGCGTCCTGAGCCGAATCCACGCAGATGGAATCGATGCCCAGCGACATGAGCAGGGCCTCGAGCAGGGTTCTCATGCCCTCCTCGTCGTCGATGACCAGCATCTTTCCTTTCATCGGCTTCTCCATCTTGGCGAACGCAGAGAGACTTGCCGCTGAGAGCGGACGAGAAAAGGAAAAAGCGTAACCATTTCGAAAAGCCACTTTTTGTCGCCAAGGTCTGAATACTCCGAATGTCTTTGGTCGGAGCGGTTTGGACGGACAAGTTTCATTGCTTTTCATCCGTTAGAAGCAAATCGTGCGTGCTGTGAAGAGGATTTCGAGAAAAGGGCTTTTGATGGCCGGGCTCGTTTTGGGGGCGCTGGGGGCGGTCGTTCTTTTCCTCGCGCTTCCCTATTTGCCAAGCGCCGAGGATCTGCGGCGCCTGGTAGGCAGGGTGGCTGAGATGGGGCCCTTGCTCTTCTTTGGAGCGATGGCGATTCTTCCGCTTTTCTGGTTTCCGCTTTCGCCTTTCATCTTGCTGGCGCCCGTCTTCGGGAAAGGCGTTGCCATCGCCGGCACGATCGTGGCCCTGGCGTGCAACATGGCGCTCTCCTGGGTCTTGGCCGGCCGTTGGTTTCGACCGTTTTTTCATCGGTTGGTCGGGCGGTTTGGCTATTCGGTGCCCACGGTTTCGGAGAAGGGGATGGTTGGCATGACGGTGGCTTTGCGACTGACGCCAGGCGTGCCGTTCCCGCTTCAGAACTATCTGCTTGGCTTGGCGGGAATGCCGTTTGGCTTGTATATGGCGGTCTCGGTGCCGCTCAACGCGATCATGTGCGCGAGTCTTATTCTGCTTGGCGACGCGTTGCTGAAGGGCAGCGTGGGCATGCTGGTCGCCGGGGCGCTTGTTTTCTTCGGGGTCGCTCTAGGGGCCCGTTGGCTGCGCATGCGTCTGCGAGCTCGAGCCATGGAGGGAGGGCGAGATGGCGTGGGATGATCTCTTCGAGCAGTACCCTGAGGTAACCGTTAGC comes from the Pelagicoccus sp. SDUM812003 genome and includes:
- a CDS encoding malate dehydrogenase codes for the protein MKNPVHVAVTGAAGQIGYSLLVRIASGQLLGPDQPVVLRLIEIEPAMQALEGVVMELQDCAFPLLKGIVPTCDLNEGFNNASWALLVGSVPRKAGMERKDLLGINGKIFTSQGKAIQDNAASDIRTLVVGNPCNTNCLIAMNNAPDIPKDRWFAMTKLDENRAKTQLAIKAGVDTTEVKNLAIWGNHSSTMYPNYFDATIGGKAATDVITDEAWYKDSFIPTVQQRGAAIIKARGLSSAASAANAAIDTVRNIITPTAADDSFSVAICSDGQYGIEKGLMFSYPIKSDGQKLSVVDGIELNDFSKEKVAATENELKEEKTMVSDLL
- a CDS encoding 3-deoxy-7-phosphoheptulonate synthase, giving the protein MKNTSDINVVRTSALPTPQELIDEYNKTDELADFVTKSREEIHQIIFGDDKRLLVVVGPCSIHDTAAGLEYAKRLAALSERVKDRICLVMRVYFEKPRTSLGWKGLIMDPDLDGSENIKKGLRVARQFLLQVLELGLPTATELLDPITPQYIADLVSWAAIGARTTESQTHRQMASGLSMPLGFKNGMDGTVGVAVNAIKAASGTQTFLGINTAGIASSITTRGNPNCHVVLRGGNSGPNYDEASVAKTVEDLKSAKLTPAVMIDCSHGNSNKEPERQPQVLQEIMRQIEAGNDSIIGVMIESNLKAGNQSFPAPKEQLQYGVSITDGCIDWQTTESSILEAYEKLSARMGQDLSAR
- a CDS encoding HU family DNA-binding protein; the protein is MNKSELVAEIQKNLGDASKAEAEKALSAVLSSIKSAVKKAGKEVKLRDKDSKDAVAIQLVGFGTFSVGKRSARSGINPLTKEPIKIKAAKTVKFKAGAGLKDLL
- a CDS encoding prepilin peptidase, which encodes MLESLKFLQAELPWFPYLSAFVFGAIVGSFLNVCIYRIPAGKSLVHPGSTCACGKPIAWHDNIPILSWFILRGKARCCGRPYSFRYPMIELLTGLLFLAAWNAHQDAPLKALCIMLLVSMLVCGSFIDFDIMEIPNRFSVGLAIIGFAISVFIPSLHLSTNQTYAAPPLFSAVESGMGVLIGSGVILWIALIAETILRKEAMGFGDVKLLGGIGAFLGWQGAVFSIFGGALLGLIGVVAWKLAGAIASKNKSKEEESELFGRHIPFGPMLSSGALLYTLLLENQVDAYFRQVTSLFQ
- the aroE gene encoding shikimate dehydrogenase, producing the protein MGSYSPDETYSIEDLKQWRFDGVGLAVLGHPVRHSISPQMHNAALAKLAKTDSRFASWRYFRFDVPPEALIEHLPLFYEKGFIGLNLTVPHKELAIEAIHAIDPHAKSIGAVNTLLKTESGYKGYNTDGHGLSRGVLLNLGLPLKGTSIALLGAGGAARAAAMQCLAEGCASLTIVNRNQDRLAKLLSELEPAAREKAIPLRGAKPDATLDLEGNELLVNATSLGLKQDDPTPIPEESLPNSIKLFDMIYNPATTRIMQCVRDRNGQAANGLSMLIHQGARSLELWSGQTAPVETMQQAALQAMA
- a CDS encoding transglutaminase-like domain-containing protein; translation: MPPSPFNSQRQEAFRDLLDDPSPIVRKGLLDEFSRIGTPAIDFLESLARGSNRMLASHARRLLEELKNANPSEDFRRFIRSLNYELETGTIMLCRVAYPQLKASDICDQIESIAQRCRELLIKPSSSRDRCVVINRVLFHEMGFRGNAEDYENPDNSYLNRVLETRKGLPITLSILYILVAQRLGAELDPIAYPGHFLVGSFEDDLPFYIDAFRRGKFSTPGQLLQYTDGQISVTQLGNLAPSPIREVLTRCCRNLVNHYKLRNQDDMAQLFNSFVLEFQRCHQKQTS
- a CDS encoding response regulator produces the protein MKGKMLVIDDEEGMRTLLEALLMSLGIDSICVDSAQDAMRALTERTSEITACLLDMNLEDAKGENLYDRLKEVSPDLAVFPMSGICADEIRERLAGRDIAGLISKPFSASEFSKTVLDGISQTPSGDH